The following proteins are co-located in the Canis lupus dingo isolate Sandy chromosome 31, ASM325472v2, whole genome shotgun sequence genome:
- the LOC125754105 gene encoding basic proline-rich protein-like — MSIPAENSLCSFKHHTAACFLVLSPPPRPPHASFTITTTLYLHQPKLNAEGSEHKGPRAKPLGDTKPPRKERRATALPTPPPPRRAQSRRLGNPHPPPRRRPEGARAPAGGRSPNKGSSGASGPANPALQGGGVFVCFRFCFVFVFCSSHPLGHSRRPPAQQAPGPAAPRQAARGTRREAAGGRHRAGPAARALLMCHSPGGPRLRGPDWDPRRPGATRGDPGRGGPVNNSAGPRGAPVQAAAAAANLPAPKPRPPEAPPTARRQAPPSGGPAPAADPAPREASERGLGPAGIPEAAAAAAAAAAPARGPRHRSRGGDCGPGGDCGAGAGSARRSPLRAPPAACTGKPPRTPPPPPVLPERGQRGQGGLTASGRACRQDPRAQVPRPPGGPPQTPPSCAVPGGRLGAPVREAVFELAGRICRAHPGFCGKHLAALLSLSDKENKGIRANSHLAPLECKALPLRGDAHVAKPKLIDLERETERAESVPAELIGVQVIRAKGFSC, encoded by the exons ATGAGCATCCCTGCAGAAAACAGCCTTTGTTCCTTCAAGCATCACACAGCAGCCTGCTTTTTGGTTTtatctccccccccccgccccccgcacgcGTCTTTCACAATTACTACTACGCTATACCTGCATCAGCCCAAGTTGAACGCGGAGGGCTCGGAGCACAAAGGCCCCCGCGCAAAGCCACTCGGTGACACGAAGCCGCCGCGCAAGGAGCGGAGAGCGacggccctgcccacccccccccccccccggcgggCGCAGAGCCGGCGCCTCGGTAACCCGCACCCACCCCCACGCCGGCGGCCGGAGGGAGCCCGAGCTCCAGCGGGTGGGCGCAGCCCCAACAAAGGGAGCTCCGGGGCGTCCGGCCCTGCGAACCCAGCCCTGCAAGGTGGGGGTGTTTTcgtttgttttcgtttttgttttgtttttgttttttgctccaGCCACCCCCTCGGCCACTCAAGGCGACCCCCCGCGCAGCAGGcacccggcccggccgccccgaGGCAAGCAGCTCGCGGGAcgcggcgggaggcggcgggaggGCGACACCGAGCCGGGCCGGCCGCGCGGGCGCTGCTGATGTGTCACAGTCCGGGCGGGCCGCGGCTACGAGGGCCGGACTGGGACCCGCGGCGACCCGGGGCGACCCGGGGCgacccggggcggggagggcccgTAAACAACAGCGCCGGCCCGCGCGGAGCACCGGTGCAGGCAG CCGCGGCCGCCGCCAACCTCCCGGCGCCGAAGCCCCGCCCTCCGGAGGCCCCGCCCACCGCGCGGCGCCAAGCCCCGCCctccggaggccccgcccccgccgcagaCCCCGCCCCCCGCGAGGCCTCGGAGCGCGGGCTGGGACCCGCCGGAATCcccgaggccgccgccgccgcagctgcggccgccgcccccgcccgaggCCCACGCCACAGGTCGCGGGGAGGGGACTGCGGGCCCGGAGGGgactgcggggcgggggccgggtcTGCGCGCCGCTCCCCTCTGCGAGCGCCGCCCGCCGCCTGCACGGGAAAGCCAccgaggaccccccccccccccccggtcctCCCCGAGCGAGGGCAGCGAGGACAAGGCGGGCTGACAGCCTCGGGCCGCGCGTGTCGCCAGGACCCTCGGGCCCAGGTCCCGCGGCCACCGGGCGGCCCCCCCCAGACCCCTCCCTCCTGCGCCGTCCCTGGAGGGCGGCTGGGCGCCCCGGTTCGCGAGGCGGTGTTTGAGCTCGCGGGTCGGATCTGCCGAGCGCATCCAGGGTTTTGTGGAAAGCATCTGGCAGCCCTACTTTCTCTGTCTGACAAAGAAAACAAGGGCATCCGGGCTAACAG CCATTTAGCACCTCTGGAGTGTAAAGCGCTGCCTCTGCGAGGAGATGCACACGTGGCAAAGCCCAAGCTTATCGatctagagagagagactgagcgcGCGGAGTCGGTGCCAGCCGAACTGATTGGAGTCCAGGTGATCCGTGCAAAGGGATTTAGCTGTTAG